In a genomic window of Epinephelus fuscoguttatus linkage group LG23, E.fuscoguttatus.final_Chr_v1:
- the LOC125883750 gene encoding zinc finger protein 709-like isoform X3 produces MSSPKKKQRVGNKTRSYSCDQCLKTFPTSQRLKSHQRVHSGERPYSCEQCEKAFTTAALLKQHQRIHSEEKPYSCDQCAKKFYTIYSLKSHERVHSGERPYSCDQCGKAFTALHHLKQHQAFTHSEERPHSCDQCEKTYKTVGTLHVHQKVHTGEKPFQCQECGHKFALNAKLQLHHRRYHSEERPHHCQQCDKGFITAGELKIHQRVHTGEKPYSCEQCGKRFSSPSNYRTHQRTHSGEKPFSCDKCGKAFARLCHLKAHSVTHSGEKPHHCDECGKTFTRSETLKIHLRIHTGEKPYHCRHCEKSFISVTDRRVHERIHTGLKPYSCDECGKRFTQLCAYNNHRNIHTKEKSYPCLQCGKVFRSASSLLSHERVHSGEKPFKCKHCEKTFPTSQQCSRHEHVHTGAKPYSCKQCGKSFRSSSSRFKHKLMHAGVKPHQCEHCDKRFYTANKLREHERVHTGHKPYCCVKCKKSFTWSGGLKTHKCV; encoded by the exons atgagtTCTCCAAAAAAG AAACAGAGAGTCGGAAATAAAACCAGATCTTACAGCTGTGACCAGTGTTTGAAAACGTTCCCTACGTCACAGCGATTAAAGAGTCACCAGAGAGTTCACAGTGGAGAGAGACCATACAGCTGTGAGCAGTGTGAGAAAGCTTTCACCACTGCAGCACTCCTAAAACAACACCAGCGTATCCACTCTGAAGAGAAACCGTACAGCTGTGACCAGTGTGCGAAAAAGTTTTACACGATATACAGTTTGAAGAGTCATGAGAGAGTTCACTCTGGAGAGAGACCGTACAGCTGTGACCAGTGTGGGAAGGCTTTTACAGCTCTCCATCATTTAAAACAACACCAGGCCTTCACACACTCTGAAGAGAGACCACACAGCTGTGACCAGTGtgagaaaacatacaaaacagtCGGAACTCTTCATGTTCATCAGAAAGTtcacactggagagaaaccatttcAGTGTCAGGAGTGTGGCCACAAATTTGCTCTAAATGCAAAACTACAGCTTCATCATCGAAGATATCACAGTGAAGAGAGACCCCACCACTGTCAGCAGTGTGACAAAGGCTTCATCACAGCAGGGGAGCTAAAGATTCATCAGAGAGTtcacactggagagaaaccatacagctgtGAGCAGTGTGGGAAACGTTTTTCAAGTCCAAGTAACTATAGAACTCACCAACGCACTCACAGTGGAGAGAAACCCTTCAGCTGTGACAAATGTGGGAAAGCCTTCGCTCGGTTATGTCACCTCAAAGCACACAGTGTCACACACTCTGGAGAGAAACCGCACCACTGTGATGAATGTGGCAAAACTTTCACTCGATCAGAAACTCTTAAAATACACCTACGTATTCACACTGGTGAGAAACCATACCACTGCAGACACTGTGAGAAAAGTTTCATTTCTGTAACAGACCGCAGGGTCCATGAACGGATCCACACCGGACTGAAACCATACAGCTGTGATGAGTGTGGGAAGAGATTCACTCAGCTGTGTGCTTACAACAATCACAGAAACatccacactaaagaaaaaagcTACCCTTGTCTGCAGTGTGGGAAGGTCTTCAGGTCCGCTAGTTCCCTACTGTCTCATGAGCGTGTCCACTCTGGAGAGAAACCCTTTAAGTGCAAACACTGTGAGAAAACATTCCCAACATCACAACAGTGCTCAAGACATGAGCATGTCCACACTGGAGCGAAACCATACAGCTGTAAGCAATGTGGGAAAAGTTTTAGAAGTTCATCTTCACGGTTCAAACACAAGCTCATGCACGCTGGAGTCAAACCACATCAGTGTGAGCACTGTGACAAACGTTTCTATACAGCAAACAAGCTTAGAGAACATGAGCGTGTCCACACTGGACACAAACCCTACTGTTGTGTCAAATGTAAGAAAAGCTTCACCTGGTCAGGTGGGCTGAAGACACACAAGTGTGTCTGA